A region from the Aliarcobacter thereius LMG 24486 genome encodes:
- a CDS encoding molybdopterin-dependent oxidoreductase: MIKSRRNFLKVSAATSAVLVGSGTLSGAFAKEFAKRTIKIPSASHFGAFYAHVMDGEIVDITSQLDSDANPTVLVKALADRNSSDSRVKYPVVRKSYLEGKVKGNLRGKEEFVRVSWEKALDLVADSIRKAQEKGGNESLYNASYGGWSHPGAFKPNVLAGRFFNQIGGAVGTFGEYSNGAAGAVNPSIVGDMEVYSIQTAHEQIIENTKILVLWGADLYKTNRAGYSVPNHRCYDAYEEYKKAGIKVISIDPIYTTSAKEFKADWIKIRPGSDVALMLAMMNYLYKSKKYDKEFIEKYTYGFDKFLPYLLGESDGIEKNTKWAEKLTEIPSETIEKLADIMISNRTFIAGNWAMQRAEYGEQVDWALITLASMIGQVGLAGGGFGFSMHYEGGGDAASGQRTVGGISQGSGDEVNISIPASRMSDLINNPGEKVTYKGSEIIYPKVHFMLSAGASPIGHQPNTNELIDALRKLDTFVVIEPWWTPTAKMADIVLPATTTMERDDIASAMSYSNDRIYAMKKIVDARYEAKDDYEIFTELAKRFGKEKAYTRDRTPKDWLERIYNISSAKRNMKISFEEFWEKGVIAYDIPESAKKYVRHEAFRKDPIANALKTETGKIQIYSEKLASYGYDDFKGHPMWFEPTEWLGNEELTKKYPLHLLSPHPTNRIHTQLDNTWVQNAIKVQGREPIRISPNDANKFGIKDGEVVEVYNERGSVLAGVVVTNTIRDGVVAIEEGAWYSPEDANAGDSLFSGNDQRKVRCNSGQVNVLTTSKGTSKMANATSVNSTLVSIRKVKILTPNLAYNPPKIVGA; encoded by the coding sequence ATGATTAAATCTAGAAGAAATTTTCTTAAAGTTTCAGCTGCTACTTCAGCAGTTTTAGTAGGAAGTGGTACTTTAAGTGGTGCTTTTGCAAAAGAGTTTGCAAAAAGAACTATAAAAATCCCGAGTGCATCTCATTTTGGTGCATTTTATGCACATGTTATGGATGGAGAAATTGTTGATATTACTTCTCAGCTTGATTCTGATGCGAATCCTACTGTTTTGGTTAAGGCTTTAGCTGATAGAAATAGTTCTGATTCAAGGGTTAAATATCCAGTTGTAAGAAAAAGTTATTTAGAGGGAAAAGTAAAAGGAAATCTTAGGGGAAAAGAAGAGTTTGTTAGAGTTTCTTGGGAAAAAGCACTTGATTTAGTTGCTGATTCTATTAGAAAAGCACAAGAAAAAGGTGGAAATGAATCACTTTATAATGCTTCTTATGGTGGTTGGTCACATCCTGGTGCATTTAAACCAAATGTTTTAGCTGGAAGATTTTTTAATCAAATTGGTGGTGCAGTTGGAACTTTTGGTGAATACTCAAATGGAGCAGCAGGTGCTGTAAATCCGTCAATTGTAGGTGATATGGAAGTTTACTCTATACAAACAGCACATGAGCAAATAATTGAAAATACAAAAATTCTAGTTTTATGGGGAGCAGACCTTTATAAAACAAATAGAGCAGGTTATTCTGTTCCAAATCATAGATGTTATGATGCATATGAAGAGTATAAGAAAGCAGGAATAAAAGTAATATCAATTGATCCAATATATACAACTTCAGCGAAAGAATTTAAAGCTGATTGGATAAAAATTAGACCAGGTTCTGATGTTGCTTTGATGTTAGCTATGATGAATTATTTATATAAAAGTAAAAAATATGATAAAGAGTTTATTGAAAAATATACATATGGATTTGATAAATTTCTACCTTATTTACTTGGAGAAAGTGATGGTATAGAAAAGAATACAAAATGGGCAGAAAAGTTAACTGAAATTCCATCTGAAACTATTGAAAAACTTGCTGATATTATGATTTCAAACAGAACTTTTATAGCAGGAAACTGGGCTATGCAAAGAGCAGAATATGGAGAACAAGTAGATTGGGCATTAATAACTTTAGCTTCTATGATAGGTCAAGTTGGCTTAGCAGGAGGAGGTTTTGGATTTTCTATGCATTATGAAGGTGGAGGAGATGCTGCATCTGGACAAAGAACGGTTGGTGGAATTAGTCAAGGTAGTGGAGATGAAGTTAATATATCTATTCCAGCTTCAAGAATGAGTGATTTAATAAATAATCCGGGTGAAAAGGTTACTTATAAAGGGAGTGAAATTATTTATCCAAAAGTTCATTTTATGTTAAGTGCAGGAGCTTCGCCTATTGGACATCAACCAAATACAAATGAGTTAATTGATGCTTTAAGAAAATTAGATACTTTTGTTGTAATTGAACCTTGGTGGACTCCAACAGCTAAAATGGCTGATATTGTTTTACCAGCAACTACAACGATGGAAAGAGATGATATTGCAAGTGCAATGTCATATTCAAATGATAGAATTTATGCTATGAAAAAGATAGTTGATGCAAGATATGAAGCAAAAGATGATTATGAAATTTTTACAGAATTAGCAAAAAGATTTGGAAAAGAAAAAGCTTATACAAGAGATAGAACTCCTAAAGATTGGTTAGAAAGAATTTATAATATCTCTTCAGCAAAAAGGAATATGAAAATATCTTTTGAAGAATTTTGGGAAAAAGGTGTTATTGCTTATGATATTCCAGAAAGTGCAAAAAAATATGTAAGACATGAAGCATTTAGAAAAGATCCTATTGCAAATGCACTAAAAACAGAAACTGGTAAAATACAGATTTACTCTGAAAAATTAGCTTCATATGGATATGATGATTTTAAAGGACATCCAATGTGGTTTGAACCAACAGAATGGTTAGGTAATGAAGAATTAACTAAAAAATATCCTTTACATCTTTTAAGTCCACATCCAACAAATAGAATTCATACACAATTAGATAATACTTGGGTACAAAATGCAATAAAAGTTCAAGGTAGAGAACCAATAAGAATATCTCCAAATGATGCAAATAAATTTGGAATTAAAGATGGTGAAGTTGTTGAAGTTTATAATGAAAGAGGAAGTGTTTTAGCAGGTGTTGTAGTTACAAATACAATTAGAGATGGAGTTGTTGCTATTGAAGAGGGGGCTTGGTATTCTCCTGAAGATGCAAATGCTGGTGATTCTTTATTTTCTGGAAATGATCAAAGAAAAGTAAGATGTAATTCAGGGCAAGTAAATGTGTTAACAACATCTAAAGGAACATCAAAGATGGCAAATGCAACTTCTGTTAATTCAACTCTTGTAAGTATAAGAAAAGTTAAAATTCTTACACCTAATTTAGCTTATAATCCACCAAAAATAGTAGGAGCTTAA